In Phyllostomus discolor isolate MPI-MPIP mPhyDis1 chromosome 3, mPhyDis1.pri.v3, whole genome shotgun sequence, a single genomic region encodes these proteins:
- the TRIM50 gene encoding E3 ubiquitin-protein ligase TRIM50, giving the protein MGNRPKILGGQDWNPGPESVRPSNLEALSRGLWTEGVEDARSGRRPVLQPAPWMAAWRVSMTELEDRLQCPICLEVFKEPLMLQCGHSYCKDCLVSLSCHLDSELRCPVCRQEVDGSSSPNISLARVIEALRLPRDPEPNVCVHHRNPLSLFCEKDQELICGLCGLLGSHQHHRITPVSTVYSRMKEELAALISDLKQEQKKVDEHIAKLVNNRTRIVNESDVFSWVIRREFQELHHLVEEEKARCLEGVEGHTRGLVASLDMQLEQAQGTRERLVQAKCVLEQFGDENHHEFILKYHSMVSRAELPQSRPLESMFSPISFKLGLHQADIKLTVWKRLFRKVLPAPESLKLDPATAHPLLELSKGNTVVQCGLLPQRRASQPERFDYSTCVLASRGFSCGRHYWEVVVGSKSDWRLGVIKGTASRKGKLTKSPEHGMWLIGLKEGRVYEAFGCPRVTLPVAGHPHRIGIYLHYEQGELTFFDADRPDDLRPLYTFQADFQGKLYPMLDTCWHERGSNSLPMVLPPPSGPSHLTPPQPIKL; this is encoded by the exons ATGGGGAACAGGCCTAAGATCTTAGGGGGTCAGGACTGGAATCCAGGACCGGAGTCTGTAAGGCCCTCTAATTTAGAGGCCCTTTCCAGGGGGTTGTGGACAGAGGGAGTGGAGGACGCACGCTCAGGAAGGCGCCCTGTGTTACAGCCTGCACCGTGGATGGCGGCCTGGCGGGTGAGCATGACCGAGCTGGAGGACCGCCTTCAGTGCCCCATATGCCTTGAGGTCTTCAAGGAGCCCCTAATGCTGCAGTGCGGCCACTCCTACTGCAAAGATTGTCTGGTGTCCCTGTCCTGCCACCTGGACTCTGAGCTGCGTTGCCCAGTGTGCCGGCAGGAAGTGGATGGCAGCAGCTCACCCAACATCTCCCTGGCTCGGGTGATTGAAGCCCTGCGGCTTCCCCGGGACCCAGAGCCTAACGTTTGCGTGCACCACCGGAACCCGCTCAGCCTCTTCTGCGAAAAGGACCAGGAGCTCATCTGCGGCCTCTGTGGCCTGCTGGGCTCCCACCAGCACCACCGGATCACGCCAGTCTCCACCGTCTACAGCCGCATGAAG GAGGAGCTCGCAGCCCTCATCTCGGACCTGAAGCAGGAACAGAAGAAGGTGGATGAGCATATCGCCAAGCTGGTGAACAACAGGACCCGGATTGTC AATGAGTCCGATGTCTTCAGCTGGGTGATCCGCCGTGAGTTCCAGGAGCTGCACCAcctggtggaggaggagaaggcccGCTGCCTGGAAGGGGTGGAAGGTCACACCCGCGGCCTCGTGGCTTCCCTGGACATGCAGCTGGAGCAGGCCCAGGGCACACGGGAGCGGCTGGTGCAAGCCAAGTGTGTGCTGGAGCAGTTTGGGGATGAGAATCACCACGAGTTCATCCTG AAGTACCACTCCATGGTCTCCAG AGCAGAACTCCCGCAGTCCCGACCTTTGGAGAGCATGTTCAGCCCCATCTCCTTCAAGCTAGGCCTCCACCAGGCAGACATCAAGCTGACTGTGTGGAAAAGGCTCTTCCGCAAGGTTCTGCCAG CCCCAGAGTCTCTCAAGCTGGACCCTGCCACAGCCCATCCTCTCCTGGAGCTCTCCAAGGGCAACACGGTGGTGCAGTGTGGGCTCCTGCCCCAGCGACGTGCCAGCCAGCCCGAGCGCTTCGACTATAGTACTTGTGTCCTGGCCAGCCGGGGCTTCTCCTGTGGCCGCCACTactgggaggtggtggtgggcagcAAGAGCGACTGGCGCCTGGGGGTCATCAAAGGCACAGCCAGTCGCAAAGGCAAGCTGACCAAGTCTCCAGAGCATGGCATGTGGCTTATTGGCTTGAAGGAGGGCCGGGTGTATGAGGCCTTTGGCTGCCCAAGGGTGACCCTGCCTGTGGCCGGACACCCCCACCGCATCGGCATCTATTTGCATTATGAACAGGGAGAGCTCACCTTCTTCGATGCTGACCGCCCGGATGACCTGCGGCCACTCTACACGTTCCAGGCTGACTTCCAGGGCAAGCTCTACCCAATGCTGGACACATGCTGGCATGAGAGGGGCAGCAACTCACTGCCCATGGTGCTGCCCCCACCCAGTGGGCCCAGCCACCTCACCCCGCCACAGCCCATCAAGCTGTAG